The following proteins are encoded in a genomic region of Acipenser ruthenus chromosome 4, fAciRut3.2 maternal haplotype, whole genome shotgun sequence:
- the gngt1 gene encoding guanine nucleotide-binding protein G(T) subunit gamma-T1: protein MPVINVDDLTDKDKAVMEVEQLRKEVKLERALVSKCCEEIQEYILAGADDDTLVKGISEEKNPFKEKGGCVIS, encoded by the exons atgCCGGTCATCAATGTGGATGACTTGACGGATAAGGATAAAGCTGTAATGGAAGTAGAACAGCTCAGAAAAGAAGTGAAGCTTGAGAGAGCACTG GTGTCTAAATGTTGTGAAGAAATCCAAGAGTATATCTTAGCTGGAGCTGATGATGATACTTTAGTCAAGGGTATTTCTGAGGAGAAGAACCCGTTCAAGGAGAAGGGAGGATGTGTCATCTCTTAA
- the LOC117399952 gene encoding tissue factor pathway inhibitor 2-like, translating to MEHSLFQSLLGFALLVQAFGTQLKDNREICLLPQDDGPCRGLLPRYYYNRYTLRCEEFSYGGCEGNANNFVNLEDCEKTCWKIRKVPKICRFEPEEGPCRAMVKTYFYNFTAMECQTFVYGGCYGNENRFVDKNSCSNYCEPQKSTPTICIDPMDQGSCSASIPRYYYNPIIKSCVEFIYTGCGGNTNNFSTKQSCKSMCMKGTKRMDLGKMRWKPRRKQIIKTNY from the exons ATGGAACACAGTTTATTCCAGTCTCTCTTAGGCTTTGCCCTGCTTGTACAAGCATTTGGAACACAATTAAAAG ATAACAGGGAGATTTGTCTGTTGCCCCAGGACGACGGACCTTGTAGAGGTCTCCTACCTCGCTACTACTATAATAGATATACTCTGAGATGTGAGGAGTTCAGCTATGGAGGCTGTGAGGGAAACGCCAACAACTTTGTAAACTTAGAAGATTGCGAAAAAACTTGCTGGAAAATAAGAA aggtCCCAAAAATCTGTAGATTTGAGCCTGAAGAGGGACCGTGCCGTGCAATGGTGAAAACATACTTCTACAATTTCACTGCAATGGAATGTCAAACATTTGTTTACGGGGGCTGCTATGGAAATGAAAACAGATTTGTTGATAAAAATTCCTGTAGCAACTACTGTGAGCCGCAGAAAA GCACACCCACTATCTGCATTGATCCAATGGATCAGGGATCCTGTTCTGCTTCTATACCCCGATATTACTACAATCCAATCATAAAATCATGTGTGGAATTTATATATACAGGATGTGGAGGGAATACCAATAATTTCTCTACCAAGCAGTCTTGTAAGTCCATGTGCATGAAAG gaACAAAGAGGATGGATTTGGGGAAGATGAGATGGAAACCCAgaagaaaacaaattataaaaacaaactacTGA